The Castanea sativa cultivar Marrone di Chiusa Pesio chromosome 11, ASM4071231v1 genome contains a region encoding:
- the LOC142615966 gene encoding uncharacterized protein LOC142615966, whose amino-acid sequence MSSTLKDQAGGVCSCTRCSLLIRSLQECAKNNIKSCSQAKELSAKSSSAVSDNKQKRSKEESMRKIMDLNCWGPTTTKF is encoded by the coding sequence ATGAGTTCAACTTTGAAAGACCAAGCAGGTGGTGTATGTAGCTGTACGAGGTGTTCTCTCCTTATTAGATCACTGCAAGAATGTGccaaaaacaatatcaaatCTTGTTCTCAAGCCAAGGAACTCTCTGCCAAATCTTCCTCGGCGGTTTCTGATAATAAGCAGAAACGCTCAAAGGAGGAGTCCATGAGAAAAATCATGGACTTAAACTGCTGGGGTCCTACCACTACAAAGTTTTAA